From Vanacampus margaritifer isolate UIUO_Vmar chromosome 8, RoL_Vmar_1.0, whole genome shotgun sequence, a single genomic window includes:
- the LOC144056523 gene encoding leukotriene C4 synthase-like isoform X2, whose translation MLFLYMADHFCKYFLLLICLCSTRKLLCKSIWTPYTLAARCRYLHTLLIIVHRCAWPRPLEGVQVWGGEGSAACRHTGAGAMDHQQQLAGLAAVTVAAVLEQAYFSLQVISARRKYSVSPPCTSGPPHFERVFRAQANCSEYFPLFIAILWTSGVFFSQGASCVCGASYVLARLRYFQGYVESPQQRLRALYVSACLLWLLVGFSCVGVSASLWRLAVHWAAHWAVHWAA comes from the exons atgttatttttatatatgGCAGACCATTTTTGTAAGTATTTTCTACTTTTGATATGTTTGTGTTCAACAAGAAAATTGTTGTGTAAATCTATTTGGACTCCATACACACTTGCAGCGCGTTGTCGTTATTTGCATACCTTGCTAATCATTGTCCATCGGTGCGCGTGGCCCCGCCCACTGGAGGGTGTCCAGgtgtggggaggggaggggtcgGCCGCTTGTCGGCACACGGGAGCGGGCGCCATGGACCACCAGCAGCAACTTGCTGGCTTGGCCGCCGTCACCGTCGCCGCCGTCCTGGAGCAAG CCTACTTCTCCCTGCAGGTGATCAGCGCCCGGAGGAAGTACAGCGTGTCCCCCCCTTGTACGAGTGGGCCCCCCCACTTTGAGAGGGTCTTCAGAGCTCA AGCCAATTGCTCGGAGTATTTCCCGCTCTTCATCGCCATCTTGTGGACGTCGGGCGTCTTCTTCAGCCAAG GTGCGTCTTGCGTGTGCGGCGCATCCTACGTGCTGGCCCGCCTGCGCTACTTTCAAGGTTACGTCGAGTCGCCCCAGCAACG TTTGCGTGCGCTCTACGTGAGCGCGTGCCTCCTGTGGCTGCTCGTCGGCTTCTCCTGCGTCGGCGTCTCGGCGTCCTTGTGGCGACTGGCCGTCCACTGGGCCGCCCACTGGGCCGTCCACTGGGCCGCCTGA
- the LOC144056523 gene encoding uncharacterized protein LOC144056523 isoform X1: protein MLFLYMADHFCKYFLLLICLCSTRKLLCKSIWTPYTLAARCRYLHTLLIIVHRCAWPRPLEGVQVWGGEGSAACRHTGAGAMDHQQQLAGLAAVTVAAVLEQAYFSLQVISARRKYSVSPPCTSGPPHFERVFRAQANCSEYFPLFIAILWTSGVFFSQGVTSPTVPTAVEEVGVLKHHCVRARACVSPRCVLRVRRILRAGPPALLSRLRRVAPATFACALRERVPPVAARRLLLRRRLGVLVATGRPLGRPLGRPLGRLTCLPCLPSPPPPSPPPPPPQAPIKMQSAQLQCGNFVCFMSFFNKTFGI, encoded by the exons atgttatttttatatatgGCAGACCATTTTTGTAAGTATTTTCTACTTTTGATATGTTTGTGTTCAACAAGAAAATTGTTGTGTAAATCTATTTGGACTCCATACACACTTGCAGCGCGTTGTCGTTATTTGCATACCTTGCTAATCATTGTCCATCGGTGCGCGTGGCCCCGCCCACTGGAGGGTGTCCAGgtgtggggaggggaggggtcgGCCGCTTGTCGGCACACGGGAGCGGGCGCCATGGACCACCAGCAGCAACTTGCTGGCTTGGCCGCCGTCACCGTCGCCGCCGTCCTGGAGCAAG CCTACTTCTCCCTGCAGGTGATCAGCGCCCGGAGGAAGTACAGCGTGTCCCCCCCTTGTACGAGTGGGCCCCCCCACTTTGAGAGGGTCTTCAGAGCTCA AGCCAATTGCTCGGAGTATTTCCCGCTCTTCATCGCCATCTTGTGGACGTCGGGCGTCTTCTTCAGCCAAGGTGTGACGTCACCCACGGTACCCACCGCCGTGGAGGAGGTGGGCGTGCTGAAACATcattgtgtgcgtgcgcgtgcgtgcgtgtccccCAGGTGCGTCTTGCGTGTGCGGCGCATCCTACGTGCTGGCCCGCCTGCGCTACTTTCAAGGTTACGTCGAGTCGCCCCAGCAACG TTTGCGTGCGCTCTACGTGAGCGCGTGCCTCCTGTGGCTGCTCGTCGGCTTCTCCTGCGTCGGCGTCTCGGCGTCCTTGTGGCGACTGGCCGTCCACTGGGCCGCCCACTGGGCCGTCCACTGGGCCGCCTGACCTGCCTGCCCTGCCTGCCCTCACCTCCACCTCCATCGCCACCGCCACCTCCACCTCAGGCGCCAATAAAAATGCAATCTGCTCAACTTCAATGCGGcaactttgtgtgttttatgtcatttttcaacaaaacattTGGAATTTGA